The Silene latifolia isolate original U9 population chromosome X, ASM4854445v1, whole genome shotgun sequence genome contains the following window.
CCCGGAATCACAATCCTTAATGTATATAAGAAATGCAATTCGACCATTGTGCGTCCACAATTTGGCATCCACCACACTGAAATTTAAGTCAGCTAAGACCGCAAACACCTCCGATAATAAGCCTACCCTATCCGTAGAAATATCCACAACATTACTTCGTTAAGTTCAAGATCAGACAATATTGTGAACAAAATTTAACTAAATAAGCAACAAAATCAAAATCTAGTAAAGAAACGGAAAGGAACATACGAAGAAACGGAGAATCGACTTAAATAGATTGTAAGTGTTCCTACCGTGCTTGATTATGCTTAAAAGAATCAAAACCTCGCATAAGAACAAAGCGAAAATTTAACGAATTAAATAAGTCGATTGAAAATTAGGTAAAAATTACGGAATGATAATAGAGGTCGAAAGCGAATTGAATAAAAAAttaggtgaccgatattacctaAATTGCGGATGATAATGGAGGTCGAAAAGCTTAGTGATAATGGCGGATGAAAGCTCAAATGAAAAATGGTGTTGAAATCGAGTGAATTGGGAAGACGGAGCTCGGATGAAGATGGTTGAAGAGAGAAAAATGAGAGGAGTAAATGATTGTAGGAGGGCAAACATTTGGTTAGTGTTAGGAGGTATATAGGGAGACACGTGTAAAAATATGGTGTGTCTCTAATTTTTTTAGATCCGATGGTTTAGAAGGTGTCACCGCCCACCCTGCAGAAAAGGTCTACCACAcgattcaatctctctctctctctctctctctatatatatatatatatatatatatatatatatatatatatatatatatatatatatatatatatatatatatatatatatatatatatattgaataacaacaaaataaaagtaGACCGCATAGCGCGGTGGATTAGCGCGTCTGACTTCGGATGAGAAGGTCGTGGGTTCGACTTCCACTGTGGTCATTATTTTTTTGGTTATCAATGGGGGTTTCCGTTGTAGCCATGGATTTACGACATGTGAAGGAAGCTCTCCTCTCCTCTCTAGAGTTTAACTTACTTTTACTTTTAAGAGTCGGTTTCCAACCctaacaaaataaacaaataaaactcCAATTGCCATTGACAGATGAGAATGGTGATTTGAGAAGCTTTTGAAATTATCTCTCTAGAAACCCTAATTTACCCTCTTACAATAAtcagattgattgattgattgaatgGATCCTCAAATCTCATATAGTTTGTTCGATCGACGCCCTTTCCTCAAATGCAAAGCTCCCGCTGTTAAATGGGTTAAACATTGGTTCGTATTCTTTATTTTCAGATTACTACTACTATTTACTTGTTTTCTCATCATTGTATTCTTATTCTTATATTGTATAGGGTTCCTCAAGAGGCTGTCGCAACCGGAGGCAAATGTTTTCTCATGAAATGGATTACAGGTATTTTGAATCAACTTTGCTCACCTTTTCTTCTACTCCTTCCTTTCCTGTCTGCCATTGATTTTATATAATGCACATCAACTTGGTTTTCATATACCCGGTTTCTCTATTCTCACTCCACTGAGTATTAATATATACGCACTTTGCGGGGCTCTTATTCTAGGGTTTTCAACGCCCTATGAACCCGGATACTTGTTAATTCGTATACAACACTGGACATAACTCCTTCACTTATTGGATTCAAATATGCAATGTTCCAATCGTCCCGCTCTTAGATTGAGCACAAGGAGaacataacaaattaaatgaATTTAGATAAACTCAAGCCTAATAGTCCATCTATATTACTGTCCACTCAGAATATATATCTGAAGCTCTACTTACAGCAACTGCACTTTTCTAAGTAGATCCCCGTTGTCCATTTCGTGTTTAGTCTTCCTTAACACTTTAAACTCCTTTTAACCCTCAAAATATTGTATGTAACTCCCTTGCATTTTCCAAGTGACTCTTGTGCATTTTCATGTTGCCCTCACATTTATATATTTTTTGATGTCCACGGATTTCTTTATCAGAGGACGCTTTAAAGGCGTTGAAGGAGAAGAGTAGTAAAGAACCAGTTGTACCTGAACCAGAGCCTGAACCCACAACAGAGGTTCTTTTCCTCTGCAGCTATGAAGGTTGTGGAAAGACTTTTATTGATGCTGGCCATTTGAGGAAGCATTCCAATATCCACGGAGAGAGACAGCACACGTGTCATTACGAAGGCTGTGGAAAGGTAATGTAATATTTGTCCGGGTCTCTTTCACGCCCttagttgttttttgttttttggttttttttttttttttttttttttttttttttttatggcaGTCTATCGCAGTCTATCGCAATGTGTCAATATGTGTGTATTTACCTTTTAGTGGTGAGCTCATAGAGATGTGTGATAGGGAATCTAGATTCACATATATTCCCGATAGCCCATTATTGTTCTTGCCATACACATGTGTGATAGGGAATCTAGATTCTATATATGGTGTGGCTGAGAGGCTGTCTTAATGCCAGTGCTTTTAGTCGATGCATTTTCATTAGTCGTGTGGCTTGTTGAATGACGACTATAGCAAGGCATTGAAGCTCTTTACGTaatataacatttttttttagtTTCTACTTATACATTAACGGGGAATTAACAGTTTCATAGATCCATTGATTCCATACTATTGAAGGTTCGCTAAGTTACACATTTTCTTAGTGTGTAATTCCTAAAATTATTATGGAAGGGGGCGGGGTAGGCTCCTGGTTATGCAATTCAAGCAATGGAAAACTTTTGTTCTTTCTTATCTAGtagtgaagagtctatcgatccgaaatactcaagaggggggggggggggggggtgaattgagaatttaaaactttttgaaagctttttcgattgtatgagtgtaattgattatttaaagtttattgattaaactttaactaatcaaccaatgaatgtaaaacaaaataaacaagcgaacgaaagagaggagacacacggtttttgaagtggttcagtttcacaagtcgaaacctacgtccactattctcgattaataaatttagtacttttttacggattacaaatttactaacccaactcgtacaactaactctagctgtaactcaatgagtaccgttaaatactcgagtgactaacttacgctaataagaaagcgctaatgattcttgcaaaggttcacgttaatgaacaagtaagaaatcaaataagcactattatcttataacgataacttaacaaatgaatatacgagtttaaaacacacgacctttcaaaaataacaaaacggttttctgctttgaaacacacgattttgctttgtaaaaataagatcaatttttatgcttaaagtCTCTTAATTAAATGTTgcaaagagcaaagtatttataggaaggaaagagcaaGGCAATTTGGTTTTTAGAAACCCTAATGGCTGAATAATATgcgatatgttaacaaatcatatcttctattatttctttcctaaaagcctaaaagataataaagaatattccaaaagatagaatataatttattcaattattatctttactataaattctaagatatgataagattttctataacaagaatatcttttatcataaacaaatatattaagtaagatatataagatatgtaaagatatagaATCTTTACCAAACATATCTTAGtctacacgagatgtcacggctcatatgcctcgaaccctagctcaatatatgggttagaatttaggttttaagagaggctttgttgaaaccctaattagtagcatggtccaactcataagttgacccaaaacgactACTAGTAAACGTTCAACAAagaaccgaactccgcactaaaccgggctttatcaagtaaatacttttatcaaaacatttaaaaataaactttaaacaattttaaaaaaatttttaaaacattatatgtcgtgtatagtaaactcagcatcttaatgttatagtaagagagctataacattgagctcttttactagtaatgttatagctgcaaagctataactttaagctcattcttggttatcattacgagataatcacctatactattctaatcttcaaggagatcttcgagtataggctacgtcattatccaagcttgattaatctttagacggacttcgtcttcacataaatcttgaatgaatcttcacatcgtttgatcttgaattgaggcttgattcttatatacttccatcacaacttcctttgttgtttgtattagataaatcgaatctaaaagacttagacaaacgattacacgcaagtacgcaacaagtatataaattataaagcaccttgacatcatcaaaacataaacatatatactatatggttcaacaaatagTTTCCCACCAGTACACACCAAAGTTCCCGTGATTCAAAATTGACACTCATAGTTGTAGACTATAGGAACTTTGGTGTGTATTGGAAATAGTATTAAAGTATAGAACTTTCAACTATGTCAATTGTGAGACATAAAGATTGAAATGAAAATTTTACATTTGGGAAAGCCATATGCTTATTCTAATTTCTTTTGTTCTATAAATCACATTTTCTCGATGAACAGAAATTTCTGGATAGCTCAAAGTTGAAGAGGCACTTTCTTATCCATACCGGTGAGAGAGACTTCGTATGTCCTGTTGAAGGATGTGGCAAGGTGATGCATCTAACTATTCTGTAAACTTTTTTCTGCTAGCAGTTATTGAATATGCATGTATGATGCCTGGCACTCTTGGAGGCATTGATTTGTCCATCTGCATGGACTATGGACTCTAGCACAGGATAAATTCTATTGAAAAGTTATTTCTTCAGTCCCCAGGAAGTCACTACTCGTTTTTTCCTTAGTGTAATTGTCTTACTTTCCTTTTTGATTGTTACGATTAGATTTGCTTATGTTGATTGAACAATCTGTTTGATTCGTGTCTAATTTGGTTTCATCTCTTCTCCTTTTTTTGCTTAATTCTTTCCTTTGCACACTTTTAAAGTATGATATAATGATAATGCAGGCATTTTCGTTGGATTTCAATTTACGCTCTCATATGAAAACACATTCCCAAGAAAATTATCATATTTGCCCATATCAAGAGTGTGGGAAGAGATATGCACACGAATACAAGCTCAAAAATCATATTGCAGCTCAACATGAGAAGGTGCGTGCCCCACATGCACCAAGTCCTGTTAGAATTGCAGTGATTATTGTTTGACTCCAATCACACattttcttatatatatatatatatatatatatatatatatatatatatatatatatatatatatatatatatatatatgaattatGATTCTGCTTTGCTGTCAGCTTTCTTTGCCCTACCAAGTTGTAGCGTTATAATCTTTTAACGACAGTTTTATAGCTTGTCAGCGCCTTTGTTTTAAAGGGTATGAAACACACTTAGACAATGCAGTCCGTCCCTTCATGATTAGATGCAGGGGTGAGGTGAATCCGCACGCTTCATTTACGCACGAAGACCACTGTTTTTGCAAACAAATTTCATAATGGAAAGGCTCAACATGTTAGGAAAAAAGCGTAGAAATTGCATAGTACTGTCGTGGAAATTGCATAGTACAAAAAAAAGTGAAGGGTAAACTTAAAGAACTACAAAAAAAAGTGTGGAAATTGCATAGTACTGTCGTGCCGTGCCTACTGCCTCATTAACTGCTTCTTAGGCAAAACGCTCATTGGTGTGCTGATGCATTTTTGCTATTGCCAGTGAGCCTTGTGCTTCATAGCCGAAGCTCAGTTTTTTTAAAACTAAGGCCAGGACATTTTGGATATAGTTAGCATATAATTCTGTATTTCACAGATGTCTGAAATTGCCTCTATATCATGTTGTGGTGTCTTTACTTCAATAATATCTGTAAGACCAGATAATATCTGAAGTTCGTTTTTTGTTAGTCTAGCGTTAAAGTCTGAAGTAGAATGGAAGATAGTGACATGACAGAAAATATGCCCGTATCTTGTATGCTTGGTGAGAAGCTTAGTTCCTTTTCATCGAGATTGAATGAAGTTAACATGCTGGACAAAATTATGCCTTGGTCATGAAAACCATTCTGTTTATGATCACTCATAATTGTGGCTCTGATATTTTGAGACAGGAATCACAGTGAGTGAGCTAATTCCTCGGGCTGGATGCATCATTAGATCATGCAAACTAATTTGATTAAATCTTTCTTTGCATTAATATTCATATTTGGCTGATATGTATTACGTAGTAGTATATAACTATATATCTGAatattttaattgatttaaaaacATACTGTGGTGAGACCCTCTGTCAATTCACTTTTTGTACATTTTACATAAATTCTGACAGTTGCTGAAATGCGTTGTCGTTTCAGAATTCGGCAGAACCAGTGAAATACACGCCTCCAATCGAAAAACCCATAAAAATACAGAAGCCTGCTTCCTCGACTTATGGCTCTGCTACCTCAGATAGACCATATGCGTGCCCTTATGAAGGATGCAACAAGGCCTACATCCATGAGTATAAGCTGAATCTTCATTTAAGGAGAGAGCATCCTGGCCATTATTCTGAAGAAAATCCAAAGACTTCACAGTCTCACAATGTCGATAATGAGTTGGATGATGCCAGTGACCAAGATGCTTATGGTGCTGCAATTAGGGCAAATCCAAAGAATTTGAAGCCAAGTAAACGGAAGCCTGACCTTAAGGTACCTTTGGCAAAAATCTCTCGGCGTAAAGGCTCCAGCGTTTCTCCTGCAGATTTGAATGTGGTAAAGAAACCGTGGCCAATAAAAGAAGAGGTTTATCAGGAAGAGGATAGTGAAGAAACTGAAGAGGACCGTGATAATGGTGAAGATGGATGGAGGTATGCAGACAAtaatgatgaggatgacgaggAGACAGAAGATGAGGATTAGCCACCAAAATATTGTGCCATGTATTCACTCGGTGAATTTGTTTGGATATCTTTGTACCGATTTTCGGAAACGGTAATGCCAATAACTTGGTTGGACTAGGGATTTAAGTATAAACAAGTATTTTATGGAAAAGGGCGTGAAGTACATAAATATATATTGTTTTAATTAAGGGTTATGCTCAATCATGGACATGATTATTCAATCGTCCATGATTGACCAATTTACctctcattttttttttgagttaaacAGGGGGCTATAATATTATTTAGCGCTTGCAAAAAACCAGCCACATACATAACATCGTCACCCTTGTGCAAAGTCTAGCAGCAAGATGAGCCACAGTATTACCCCCTCGCTTAATGTGAGAGCACCGACTACTAACAAAAGAAAACAACAATTGATTAATATCCTCAACAACTAAACCCATATAATACCTCCTAATGGTTGGTTCACCCATTCAACTCATTCACTAGCACCAACGAATCCGTCTCGATATGTACCTTCTCCATTCTCAACCTCACAGCCACTTCAAATCCAAACAGGATAGCTCTAGCCTTTGCTTCTTCCACAGACCTCATTCTCACAACACGCTGGCAGCTAACCACCACTACTGCTCCATGGTGATCCCTCCCAACCATTCCTAAACCCATCATCCCATCTTCAAAGAAACCCGCATCCGTGTTAATTTTAATCTCACCATATCCAGGAGGACTCCACCTGCTACTCGATCAGGTACCTTGAGAAACCAATAAGGGTGTGATTTGGTGAGGGGGGCTTTTCTTCAAATAATAGGGAATTCCTGATGGTCCAAATAGCCCACATCGTCATCAGAAATCTTGCCATAGCTTCCGCATCCAGCTTATGAAACAACCAAAAGATTAAATCCTGACATGACTCCGTTGGAGCCTCACTAATTAACGCATGAAAGCCTTCATTGACCCAGATATCTTGCACTGTATTACACATAAACAGGGCATGGACAACACATTCAACCTCGACGCCGCACCTAGAGCACGTTGAGTTCTCTATGACATGGCTTCGAACCAGATTTTGGTTGATAGGAAGCACATTCGTACAAGCTCTCCATGTAAAATGGGCAAGTTTCGACAGAATTTTCAACCTCCATAATCTTTTCCAAAGCTGGTCACCAGAGCCATCGTCTCCCTGTCGCAAGATAAGCTCTCTCCCTCACTTCCCAAGCCGATAGCCAGATTTTACCAAGTAACACCCGTTATTATTTGGCCACCAGTACATAATATCAATAGGCTGCCTCGTACTTAGCGGGATTGAGAGAACATCATTAGCATCCTCGTCTGACATAACCCTCCGCAAGACATCTTCACGCCACCTCATCCCGACAGGGTCAATAAGCTCCACTACTTTCATGTTCGGATTTATGTCCCCAACTGGTGTAGGGATACGACTCACGTTCTCCCCTGGGAGCCAAGCATCATGCCACACATTTATATGGGTGCCCATTTCCCACCCGTCATTTAAGCCCTTCGAGAAGAAGTGACTTAGCTGTCCATAAGCTTCTCCAGGTATAGATAGGGTCGTAGCCCAAACGAGCTTCTAACACTGAGTCATGCCTGAAATACCTAGCCTTTAGAACCCGCAAGCTAAAGAGTCCGGATTGGTCAATATTCTCCACACTTGCTTCGCCAGGAGGGCTTGGCTAAAGACCCGAAGATCGCGAAAACCCATTTCTCCGGTCGTCTTCGGCTCGTACAGCTTTTCCCATCTCATCCAATGAATTTTCCTATGGGTCACAGTGGACCCCTACCAAAACGTCGCTAAAGCTGAGTGCAGCTCCTCAATAGTGCCATCCGGGAAAGCAAATAGGCTCATCATATAGGT
Protein-coding sequences here:
- the LOC141623777 gene encoding zinc finger transcription factor YY1-like; this encodes MDPQISYSLFDRRPFLKCKAPAVKWVKHWVPQEAVATGGKCFLMKWITEDALKALKEKSSKEPVVPEPEPEPTTEVLFLCSYEGCGKTFIDAGHLRKHSNIHGERQHTCHYEGCGKKFLDSSKLKRHFLIHTGERDFVCPVEGCGKAFSLDFNLRSHMKTHSQENYHICPYQECGKRYAHEYKLKNHIAAQHEKNSAEPVKYTPPIEKPIKIQKPASSTYGSATSDRPYACPYEGCNKAYIHEYKLNLHLRREHPGHYSEENPKTSQSHNVDNELDDASDQDAYGAAIRANPKNLKPSKRKPDLKVPLAKISRRKGSSVSPADLNVVKKPWPIKEEVYQEEDSEETEEDRDNGEDGWRYADNNDEDDEETEDED